Within Pseudomonas sp. LBUM920, the genomic segment ATTGCCTGCGCGACAGGCATCACACGTTTCTGAGTACCCGACTGAGCGACAAAACCGGCGACTGCCAGCCGCACGCCAAAGACCGGCAAAGCAAAATTGACGTGGCGCAGGCCAAGAACGACGTGCTGAGCGTGAAGGCTTTTAAAGCCGCACGAGAGCAGGTCAACAAAGGTTGTAACAAACTGGCCGAGTCTTAAGCCAAAGTCGACGCCAGGCAGCAAACACAGGAAGCCAAGATGAATAAGAACGATGCGGTGAAAGCGTTGGGCGGCCTGTTCAAGTAATTCGAAACACCCGGTAAAAAGCCCCGCGCTGTCGGGGCTTTTTTGTGGTCGCCTGGATCACTTAGGCTGGGCGCCCCTTCCGAGCAAGGATGCTCATGATGCGTTTATTGATTGCTCTGTTACTCAGTGCCTTGCCCTTTCTGGTGTGGGCAGAAGACTGTCCCGAGGACGCCCGATCACAGGTCGGCGCGCTGGCCAGGCAGATCACGCTGTGGGATGACAGCTACCACCGGCTCGGCCAATCCCCGGTGAGCGATGAGCTCTACGATCAGGCGCGCCACCGCCTGGACCACTGGCGAACGTGTTTCCCCAAAAACGGCCTGACGGCTGACAAGCCACTCGCGAGTTCGCGGGGCACGCGGCCTCACCCGGTCGCGCATACCGGCCTTGAAAAGTTACTGGATGAGCAGGCTGTCGACGAATGGCTCAAGACGCGGCAAGACGTATGGATTCAACCCAAGGTCGATGGTGTTGCGGTGACGCTGGTCTATCGCCAGGGCCGGTTGAGCCGGCTTATCAGCCGGGGTGACGGACGCTTCGGCCAGGATTGGTCGACTGCCGCACGCCGGATCCCCGGGATTGTCCAGCAACTGCCGGAGCCCATCGACCTGGTGCTGCAAGGCGAACTCTATTGGCGCCTCGACGCTCATGTGCAGGCGAAACAGGGCGGGCTGAATGCTCGCAGCAAGATGGCCGGGTTGATGAACCGCCTTCAGTTGAGCGACACCGATGCCGCGGGGATCGGGCTCTTTGTCTGGGCCTGGCCTGACGGCCCGACCGACTTCAACGAGCGCCTGACCACCCTCTCACGCTGGGGCTTCACCGATAGCCATCGCTACAGCCAGCGCATCCAAAACATCGCTGAAGCCTCACACTGGCGCAGTTACTGGTACAACCATCCCCTACCGTTTGCCAGCGATGGCGTGGTATTGCACCAGGCTGTGCATGCGCCCGGCAAACGCTGGCAAGCCAGCGCTCCCTACTGGGCGGTCGCCTGGAAATACCCGGCCGCCAAGGCACTCGCGCTGGTGCGTAACGTGCGGTTCAACATCGGCCGCACCGGGCGTATTACGCCCATTCTTGAGCTGGAGCCGGTACGGCTGGATGACCGGCATATCCACCGCGTGAGCGTCGGCTCCCTGAAACGCTGGCAAGTGCTGGATATTCGCCCCGGCGATCAGGTGTCCATCAGCCTTGCCGGCCATGTTATCCCCCGCTTGGAGCACGTGATCCTGCGCAACGAGAACAGGGTGGAAGTACGAGTGCCCGATGCGCGTAATTTTCACGCCTTGAGCTGTTGGCAACTGGACCCTGGTTGCGAGGAGCAATTGCTGGCCCGCCTGACCTGGCTGAGCGGCAACCAAGGCCTGGCCATGCCGCATATTGGCCGCGAAACCTGGAACATATTGATCCAGGCCGGTCTAATCGCCGGCATTCTCGATTGGTTGACCCTGGATGCGGCAGAGCTTGCTAACATTGACGGCTTCGGCGAACGCAGCCGCGCGCGGGTGCTCGATAGCATTCAAAACGCTCGGCAACGTCCCTTTGCACAATGGCTCAAAGCCTTGGGTGTACCGCCCTCGGCACGTAACGACCTGGACGGCGGCTGGCAGACCCTGGCCGCCAGAGACACCCAGGCCTGGCTGGCCACCGATGGCATCGGCCCGGGCCGCGCAGCGCAATTGAGCGCCTTTTTTCGCGACCCGCAAGTACAGGCGTTGGCTCAGACACTCCGCGAGGCGGGGATAGACGGGTTCTAACCTGGCCCGACCATTTTTTAACCTACGGCAGAATTCATCCTGCCATTTGATTGCACCCTGGAGCCTTTATGAAATTTCTTGCCCCTTTTGCCTTGTTAACGGTTGCAAGCTTCATGGCGACACCCCTGCTGGCCGCTGAAGAGGTGCCGGAACTCACCGGCTGCGCCGCCAAGCGCCAAGCCATCAGCGCTCAGATCGAACAAGCCAAGGCCCACGGCAACAGCGAACAACAGGCTGGCCTGGAAAAAGCCCTGAGCGAAGTCACCGCCAACTGCACCGACGCATCCCTGAGGAAAGAACGCGAAAACAAGGTGCTCGACGCCAAGCACGAAGTCAGCCGCCGTCAGGCCGACCTCGACAAGGCGATGAAAAAGGGTGACGCAGACAAGATCAACAAGCGTAAGGACAAGTTGGCGCAGTCACGCAAAGAGCTGCAGGACGCTGTTGAAGAACTCGACCAGTAAACCCGGTCAGTGATCCCGAAACTGTTTATGGCAAGCCGTGCAGGCATCTTCGACTTTCTGCACCGCAGGCCCCAGGTTGCTGGCTTTGTAAGGCTGCACCTGGCTGGCGATCACCAGTTCACCGGTGGCCGTTTCAAGGTTTCGGGCCAACGCCTGGAACCGTGCCTGCTTTTGCCACACGCTGTCCTTGGCGCTGGTGTGATCTTCTTCGCGCACGCTCGGGAAATGCTTCCACGGTTCGTGGGACAACGCGTCAAGCTTGACCGCGCCTTCGGCGAACTTCGCGCCATCGAAAGGGATGCGCCCACGCAACATGCCGCCCAGGTCTTCGCCGGTCTTGAGCATTTGCTTGAAGATTGCCTTGCGCTGACCCAGGGGTGAATTCGGATCAACACCGCCACAAGCGGATAACGTCAGGCAGGCCAGCAATACAGCGGTCAGTCTTTTAAAAGTCATGATGGCTTCAGGTCACGGGAACGGCGGCCAGTATCCTCGCCCCGCCCGTAAAGACCAATAGCCCTATTAATAATAAGGGTTGCCCAAACGCGCTGCGGCGCGGGCAATCGCTTCAGGAAGTGTTTGTATGAATGTCACCTTGAAACCCTGGAGCCGCCGCCTGGCGTGGGCTCTGCCGATCATTGCACTGCTGGCCGGCTGCGATGGCAACAAAGACGCCGGCAAAGATGAAACCGTTAAACCCCATGCCGTCGCCACGTATGTGAGTGCACCGTGGGAAGCCTTGCCGGCTGTTTCCGACAGCGACCTGCTGGCCGGGTTTGAGTCCTGGCGCAGCGCCTGCCAACGCCTGAAGGCCGACCCGATCTGGGGTGCGACCTGTGCAGCAGCGACCAGCGTGCCGGGCAACGCGCCGGCGGTGCGCAGCTTTCTCAAGGAGCGCCTGGACGTATTCGGCCTGCGCTCGGCCGACAACACGCCGAACGGCCTGATCACCGGCTACTACGAACCGGTCTACCCCGGCAGCCTGACCGAAACCGCCACTGCCCATGTGCCGGTGTACGGGGTGCCGGATGACCTGATCATCGTCAACCTGGAAAGCATCTACCCGGAACTCAAGGGCAAGCGCCTGCG encodes:
- a CDS encoding DUF1090 domain-containing protein, with product MKFLAPFALLTVASFMATPLLAAEEVPELTGCAAKRQAISAQIEQAKAHGNSEQQAGLEKALSEVTANCTDASLRKERENKVLDAKHEVSRRQADLDKAMKKGDADKINKRKDKLAQSRKELQDAVEELDQ
- the ligB gene encoding NAD-dependent DNA ligase LigB, translating into MMRLLIALLLSALPFLVWAEDCPEDARSQVGALARQITLWDDSYHRLGQSPVSDELYDQARHRLDHWRTCFPKNGLTADKPLASSRGTRPHPVAHTGLEKLLDEQAVDEWLKTRQDVWIQPKVDGVAVTLVYRQGRLSRLISRGDGRFGQDWSTAARRIPGIVQQLPEPIDLVLQGELYWRLDAHVQAKQGGLNARSKMAGLMNRLQLSDTDAAGIGLFVWAWPDGPTDFNERLTTLSRWGFTDSHRYSQRIQNIAEASHWRSYWYNHPLPFASDGVVLHQAVHAPGKRWQASAPYWAVAWKYPAAKALALVRNVRFNIGRTGRITPILELEPVRLDDRHIHRVSVGSLKRWQVLDIRPGDQVSISLAGHVIPRLEHVILRNENRVEVRVPDARNFHALSCWQLDPGCEEQLLARLTWLSGNQGLAMPHIGRETWNILIQAGLIAGILDWLTLDAAELANIDGFGERSRARVLDSIQNARQRPFAQWLKALGVPPSARNDLDGGWQTLAARDTQAWLATDGIGPGRAAQLSAFFRDPQVQALAQTLREAGIDGF
- a CDS encoding cytochrome c, producing the protein MTFKRLTAVLLACLTLSACGGVDPNSPLGQRKAIFKQMLKTGEDLGGMLRGRIPFDGAKFAEGAVKLDALSHEPWKHFPSVREEDHTSAKDSVWQKQARFQALARNLETATGELVIASQVQPYKASNLGPAVQKVEDACTACHKQFRDH